The following nucleotide sequence is from Enterobacteriaceae endosymbiont of Donacia provostii.
CATTACATCCTCCAAAAATAAATATGATTAGTATGATTTTAATTAATAAAATTTTTTTTAAAACAACTAATTACTTATAAAATAAAGCATCTATAAATTTTTTTGCATTAAATAAATGTAAATCCGTAATTTTTTCACCAGTACCTAAATATCTTATTGGAATATTAAATTGATCTGCTATAGAAAAAATAACACCTCCTTTTGCTGTACCATCAATTTTAGTAATGGTAATTCCTGTTATTCCTATGTTTTTATGAAATATTTTCATTTGATTAATAGAATTTTGTCCAATATTAGCATCTAAAATTAACATAACTTCATCAATATCAGTATTATTATATTTTTTTATTACACGTGTAATTTTTTTTAATTCTTCCATTAACATTAAATTATTATGTAATCTTCCAGAAGTATCAGCAATTAAAATATCAATTTGTTTTTTTTTTGCATAAGAAATAGCGTCAAAAATAATAGCTGCACTATCTTTTTTTTTATTATCTTTCAAAAGAAAACTATAACTTCGTTTACTCCATGTGAATAATTGATCATAAGCACCTGCTCTAAAAGTATCTCCAGAAGCTAAAAGTACAGATTTTTTTTTTCTATAAAAATAGTATGCAATTTTACCTATTGTTGTTGTTTTTCCTACCCCATTTACCCCTATTATTAATATTATAAAAGGCTTTTTTTTATTATTAATTATTAAAGGTATTTCTACAGGAAGTAAAATTTTTAACATCTCTTTTTTTAAAAAATCATATAATTTGTAAGAATCTTTAATTTTATTATTTTCAGCATATTTTTTTGTTAACTTACAAATCTTATTTGTAGTATGTATATTTATATCAGAAACAATTAATGTTTCTTTTAATTTATTAAATAATTTTTTATTAATAATTTTTTCTTTTTTAAATAAATTAAAAATTTTTTTACTAAGGTTTTTAGTAGTTTGAATTAAATTTTTTTTTAAATAATTAAAAAAACTATTTTTTTTTTTTATATTTAGATCTTGTTTATTTGTCATGTTTATATAAAATAATTAAAAATAAATATTAAATTTAATCAATTTAATTATTACTATTATAATAGTAATATAATTACTTAAAAATTTAAAGTAATTAATATCTTTAATTTTATTATATCAATTATGAAAAAAAAAAAACATTTAAACAATATTAATATTACTGCAGGAAAATGGAAAAATAAACGAATTAAAATAATTAATAATAAGATATTAAAACCTACAATGAATTTTGTTCGTGAAAATTTATTTAATTGGATTATGAATGAAACTTGTTTTAATTGTTTAGATTGTTATGCAGGAACTGGTATATTAAGTTTTGAAGCTATTTCTAGAAAAAATATTAATTTAGTTACATTAATTGAAAATAATAAAAAAATATTTCAACAATTAAAAAGAAATATTATTTTTTTTAAAAAAAATAATATTTCTTTAATTTTTGAGAATACTATAAAAATTTTATCAAAAAAATCTCATATAAAATATGATCTAATTTTTATAGATCCTCCTTTTTCTAAAGGAAATCTTCTATTAAAAAAAACATGTATACTTTTAAATAAAAATAATTGGTTACAAAAAAATGCAAACATTTTTATTCAATATAAAATTAATAGTGATAAATTATTTTTACCAAAAAAATGGATTAAATATCGACAAAAAAAATTTGGTAATGTAGAATATTTATTATGTAAAATAAAATCTTCTTAAAAAGAATTATTATATTTTTTGTATCAGAAAAAAATATGGTATTTTACTAATTCTTTTTTTAATAATACAAAATTTCATAAAATAACAAAAATTTTTAATATCTATATT
It contains:
- the ftsY gene encoding signal recognition particle-docking protein FtsY, coding for MTNKQDLNIKKKNSFFNYLKKNLIQTTKNLSKKIFNLFKKEKIINKKLFNKLKETLIVSDINIHTTNKICKLTKKYAENNKIKDSYKLYDFLKKEMLKILLPVEIPLIINNKKKPFIILIIGVNGVGKTTTIGKIAYYFYRKKKSVLLASGDTFRAGAYDQLFTWSKRSYSFLLKDNKKKDSAAIIFDAISYAKKKQIDILIADTSGRLHNNLMLMEELKKITRVIKKYNNTDIDEVMLILDANIGQNSINQMKIFHKNIGITGITITKIDGTAKGGVIFSIADQFNIPIRYLGTGEKITDLHLFNAKKFIDALFYK
- the rsmD gene encoding 16S rRNA (guanine(966)-N(2))-methyltransferase RsmD, producing MKKKKHLNNINITAGKWKNKRIKIINNKILKPTMNFVRENLFNWIMNETCFNCLDCYAGTGILSFEAISRKNINLVTLIENNKKIFQQLKRNIIFFKKNNISLIFENTIKILSKKSHIKYDLIFIDPPFSKGNLLLKKTCILLNKNNWLQKNANIFIQYKINSDKLFLPKKWIKYRQKKFGNVEYLLCKIKSS